The following are encoded together in the Lathyrus oleraceus cultivar Zhongwan6 chromosome 3, CAAS_Psat_ZW6_1.0, whole genome shotgun sequence genome:
- the LOC127130921 gene encoding uncharacterized protein LOC127130921, producing the protein MHCSPSVEPRNPNREDLVVDSVNTPHVRIPKETVSGFSSSIALEERTKEGSRYVHNAIATIVTGILSGNHEVPGVSIPLNTIEPDSVADQENTESLGKNISDDVEQTDAHKDSNVDKPLDNVTGEEIHVTHDVSDNPNCEAETVDLEEFSDNELLSSVLPSIAKRVRTRREKKTVAQMSPRKKIDVPTSSKTTVAVESSPKRKVHGPTKSWSKVVPKKKKTKFVVAESDSDVPCNVSDILWKYIYQKRLALERELAQNVLDCKDIMDLIQEAGLMKIVTQFSKCYERLVKEFMVNLSEEYVDGKSKEFRKVYVRGKCVNFSPSVINKYLGRPDEAQPELEVRKWPLKGKLVASKLSVKYAMLHKIGAANWVPTNHKSTVAVMLGKFIYVVGTKAKFDYGSYIFYQTLKHAGSFSVKGHIAFPCLICGIVLNQFPNILTENDYVKKRESPMSFNHKLFLGTHVPDIVMTSGETSRVSNQPGKVVVIVMLKETCRELEARKLNLEKLISSLEMTEGDVLADGGEFGEAAAVAEEAERQGEKGEADASPDDGIDDDADSESDD; encoded by the exons ATGCATTGTTCTCCTAGCGTTGAACCAAGAAACCCTAACAGAGAAGATCTTGTTGTTGACTCTGTGAATACCCCACATGTAAGAATACCTAAAGAAACTGTATCAGGCTTCTCCTCATCCATCGCTCTTGAGGAACGAACCAAAGAAGGTTCCAGGTATGTTCACAATGCCATTGCCACTATAGTGACTGGAATACTGTCTGGAAATCATGAGGTCCCTGGGGTTTCCATTCCCTTAAACACTATTGAACCTGATAGTGTTGCTGATCAAGAAAATACTGAGTCTTTAGGAAAGAATATCTCTGATGATGTTGAGCAAACTGATGCTCATAAGGATTCAAATGTTGACAAACCCTTAGATAATGTGACTGGTGAGGAAATTCATGTCACTcatgatgtcagtgacaaccctaactGTGAGGCTGAAACAGTAGACCTGGAGGAATTTTCTGATAATGAGTTATTGTCCTCTGTCctccctagcatagccaaaagggttagaACTAGGAGAGAAAAGAAAACTGTGGCTCAAATGTCCCCCAGAAAGAAGATTGATGTTCCAACCTCTTCAAAGACAACGGTGGCAGTCGAGAGTTCCCCCAAGAGGAAAGTTCATGGTCCAaccaaatcttggagcaaagtgGTGCCCAAGAAAAAGAAGACCAAGTTTGTTGTTGCTGAGTCTGACTCAGATGTTCCTTGTAATGTCTCTGACATtct GTGGAAATATATTTATCAGAAGAGGCTGGCTTTGGAAAGGGAATTAGCTCAGAATGTCCTAGACTGTAAGGATATTATGGATCTTATTCAAGAGGCTGGTTTAATGAAGATTGTGACTCAATTTTCAAAGTGCTATGAGAGGTTGGTAAAGGAATTTATGGTTAATTTGTCTGAAGAATATGTTGATGGCAAGTCTAAGGAATTCAGGAAAGTGTATGTGAGAGGCAAGTGTGTAAATTTCTCTCCTTCAGTGATCAACAAGTATTTGGGAAGGCCTGATGAagctcaacctgagcttgag GTAAGGAAGTGGCCTCTCAAAGGAAAATTGGTGGCAAGTAAACTGAGTGTCAAGTATGCAATGCTGCACAAGATTGGAGCTGCTAACTGGGTGCCCACCAATCATAAATCTACAGTTGCTGTAATGCTTGGAAAGTTTATATATGTTGTTGGAACCAAAGCCAAATTTGACTATGGCTCCTATATTTTTTATCAAACTTTGAAGCATGCAGgaagcttcagtgtgaagggTCATATAGCCTTTCCTTGTCTCATATGTGGTATTGTTTTGAATCAGTTTCCAAACATCTTAACTGAGAATGATTATGTGAAGAAAAGAGAGAGCCCTATGTCTTTCAATCATAAGTTGTTCCTAGGTACccatgtccctgacattgtcatgacatcaggtGAGACATCACGTGTAAGCAATCAGCCAGGTAAAGTTGTTGTTATTGTAATGCTCAAAGAAACCTGCAGGGAATtagaggcaaggaagctgaaCTTGGAAAAATTGATTAGCTCTTTGGAGATGACTGAAGGTGATGTGCTAGCTGATGGTGGAGAATTTGGTGAAGCTGCTGCTGTTGCAGAAGAAGCTGAAAGGCAAGGTGAAAAGGGAGAAGCAGATGCCAGTCCTGATGATGGCATAGATGACGATGCTGACTCTGAGTCAGATGACTAG